In Paenibacillus sp. BIC5C1, a genomic segment contains:
- a CDS encoding DinB family protein, translating to MTTTVTELLLIQKDDTWDQCNWIVPLSKALEGLTAEQAAWVPSSGGLSIWQLANHMYYYNYRLMSRIQGKTPSGTPAENNESTFGDPGDPSDTTGWNTLMQHTTQLAGQLRDQLASLEESDLEAPYMDTDEKWAHELARWVLHDAYHAGQIVLLRRQQGSWNIIF from the coding sequence ATGACTACAACAGTAACAGAACTATTGCTCATTCAGAAAGATGACACCTGGGATCAATGTAACTGGATTGTGCCTTTATCCAAGGCACTCGAAGGACTTACTGCTGAACAGGCAGCCTGGGTTCCATCATCCGGTGGATTAAGCATCTGGCAGTTGGCTAACCATATGTATTACTATAATTATCGTTTGATGAGTCGCATTCAGGGCAAAACACCCTCCGGTACACCTGCCGAAAACAATGAATCCACCTTCGGTGATCCCGGCGACCCTTCCGATACCACTGGCTGGAATACACTTATGCAACATACAACACAATTAGCCGGACAGCTTCGTGATCAACTAGCTTCATTGGAAGAATCCGATCTTGAAGCTCCATATATGGATACGGATGAAAAATGGGCTCATGAACTAGCTCGCTGGGTACTACACGATGCGTATCATGCAGGCCAGATTGTATTACTACGCAGACAACAAGGGAGCTGGAATATCATATTCTAA
- a CDS encoding glucose 1-dehydrogenase: protein MSFTDQVVVVTGAAKGIGRSVAEAYAVAGAKVVLADHEEAEGAAAAASIRNEGGEAIFVQCDVRQEKDITNLIQKTMDEFKQIDVLINNAGVSRWKSPYELTLEEWDDILNTNVRSCFLASREAAKHMKHNENGGAIVNMASTRAFMSEPETEAYAASKGAIVALTHAMAVSLGKDKIRVNCISPGWIETGNVEKLKPEDHEQHPAGRVGVPSDISRACLYLSDPSNTFVTGTNLIIDGGMTRKMIYED, encoded by the coding sequence ATGTCATTTACAGATCAAGTCGTGGTTGTGACGGGAGCAGCCAAAGGAATCGGTCGAAGTGTAGCTGAGGCCTATGCGGTTGCAGGGGCTAAAGTCGTACTTGCAGACCATGAGGAAGCGGAAGGGGCTGCTGCAGCAGCTTCGATTCGCAATGAAGGCGGAGAAGCCATCTTTGTCCAATGTGATGTACGTCAAGAGAAGGATATAACGAACCTCATTCAAAAGACAATGGATGAATTCAAACAGATTGATGTACTTATAAACAATGCGGGTGTCTCCAGATGGAAATCTCCCTATGAGCTAACGCTGGAAGAGTGGGACGATATACTCAATACCAATGTGCGAAGTTGCTTTCTCGCAAGCCGGGAAGCGGCCAAACATATGAAGCACAACGAAAATGGCGGAGCGATTGTGAACATGGCCTCAACACGTGCGTTTATGTCAGAGCCAGAAACAGAGGCTTATGCTGCTTCGAAGGGAGCTATCGTGGCATTGACGCATGCCATGGCTGTATCCTTGGGTAAGGACAAAATTCGGGTCAATTGTATCAGTCCGGGATGGATTGAGACAGGCAATGTTGAAAAATTGAAGCCAGAGGACCATGAACAGCATCCGGCAGGACGTGTGGGTGTTCCTTCAGATATCTCCCGCGCTTGTTTATATTTGTCCGATCCGAGCAATACCTTTGTCACAGGGACCAACCTGATTATTGATGGAGGCATGACCCGAAAAATGATATATGAGGACTAG
- a CDS encoding WD40/YVTN/BNR-like repeat-containing protein, with translation MRSQWIKIAQTVLLSIGIAALLAACTDSGEPPVAEPPQEQEDNGNMGQTLTVVPPANSTQAADTAKYQIQTRLTDFQLLNGNGGLAWGVTRNALRLYYTQDQGSTWINISPSENVQFPANPQYGQSIYFVDSTHGWIVREGMGGTDTMVLRTNNGGASWSLSSLSKTDKVTAITFVSPEKGWILTTVDTSIGKQDKKLYLTEDGGITWNQMTSSDEDGKPASAEIPTRGYSTGMTFSDSDHGFLTALEFGTPKLYVTADGGQHWKVGPSFFDRNKFNGCGNFNISSPQFFGREAKTAWMSISCSQGESTKFNGFFTTNGGESWQLSTFSLNKQTGINRGLTPTFLNSLEGWVMQKGKTYYTKDAGKTWKALPVSEVLENILKEYPEIVKLQMVSSKLGWILVENTDAKRSLLLQTVDGGVRWKVL, from the coding sequence TTGCGTTCGCAATGGATCAAAATCGCGCAGACAGTGTTGCTGTCTATCGGTATAGCTGCTCTGCTGGCGGCTTGCACCGATTCGGGAGAGCCCCCGGTGGCAGAACCGCCACAGGAGCAAGAAGATAACGGGAATATGGGCCAAACATTAACTGTTGTTCCTCCCGCAAACAGTACACAAGCTGCGGATACAGCTAAATATCAAATTCAGACCCGTTTAACTGATTTCCAGTTGCTTAACGGTAACGGTGGATTAGCATGGGGCGTGACGCGGAACGCCTTGCGTCTGTATTATACTCAGGATCAGGGAAGTACCTGGATCAACATCTCACCTTCTGAAAATGTCCAGTTTCCAGCTAATCCGCAATATGGACAAAGCATTTATTTTGTAGATAGTACACATGGATGGATTGTTCGTGAAGGGATGGGCGGAACAGATACAATGGTACTGCGCACGAACAACGGAGGAGCGAGCTGGAGTCTGTCCTCCTTGTCGAAGACGGATAAGGTGACGGCCATTACATTTGTTTCTCCTGAAAAGGGCTGGATATTGACCACAGTGGATACTTCCATTGGCAAGCAAGACAAAAAACTGTATCTTACCGAAGATGGTGGCATTACATGGAATCAGATGACTTCCAGTGACGAGGACGGCAAACCAGCATCTGCAGAGATCCCCACACGGGGATATTCAACTGGGATGACTTTCTCGGACTCGGATCACGGGTTCTTGACCGCTCTAGAGTTCGGTACGCCGAAATTGTACGTTACAGCGGACGGTGGCCAACACTGGAAGGTGGGACCTTCGTTTTTTGACCGAAATAAATTTAATGGATGTGGTAATTTCAACATCAGCTCCCCACAATTTTTTGGTCGGGAAGCTAAAACAGCTTGGATGTCGATATCCTGTTCTCAGGGGGAGAGTACCAAATTTAACGGATTTTTCACTACCAATGGTGGAGAGAGTTGGCAGTTATCAACGTTCAGTCTGAATAAACAAACCGGAATCAATCGCGGTCTGACTCCTACATTTCTGAACTCTTTGGAAGGTTGGGTCATGCAGAAAGGCAAGACTTATTACACCAAAGATGCCGGTAAAACCTGGAAGGCACTTCCTGTAAGTGAAGTGTTGGAAAACATTCTCAAAGAGTATCCTGAAATCGTCAAGCTCCAAATGGTTTCTTCGAAACTGGGCTGGATTTTGGTCGAAAATACGGATGCCAAAAGATCGCTGTTGCTGCAAACCGTAGACGGCGGTGTACGGTGGAAAGTACTGTAA
- a CDS encoding amino acid permease yields the protein MNQNQNRSSLFRKKPIATGDNESNMLKRVLGPFDLMTLGVGAIIGTGIFVLTGVAAAKYAGPGLVLSFLLAGIICAFAALCYSEFASSVPASGSAYTYSYTAFGEVIAWILGWDLILEYGFASAAVASGWSGYFQTLLSGFGLQLPHALTSAFSPEKGTYFDITAAAITLIITFLLTRGVKEAARANGIMVAIKIIVVLIFIGVGVFYVEPDNWKPFLPFGISGVTAGAATVFFAYIGFDAVSTAAEEVKRPQRDLPIGIIASLAICTVLYIVVSLILTGMVPFHMLNVSDPVAFAFEFVQLKGLSWIVSLGAITGITTVLLVMMYGQTRLLYSMSRDGLLSPVFSKVSGKSQTPATGTWVAGIIVALFSGFISLGHLAELTNIGTLFAFAVVSLGIIVLRKNNPELKRGFRVPLVPLIPILSAVGCMYLMTRLAALTWITFFGWLIIGLIIYFAYGRHHSHLNPARRISDTFRTIKGK from the coding sequence ATGAATCAAAACCAGAATCGATCTTCCCTGTTTAGAAAAAAGCCGATAGCCACCGGAGATAACGAAAGCAACATGTTGAAAAGGGTGCTTGGCCCATTTGATCTGATGACTCTCGGGGTAGGAGCAATCATCGGTACGGGTATCTTTGTACTCACAGGCGTTGCTGCTGCAAAATATGCAGGCCCCGGTTTGGTACTGTCTTTTCTGCTGGCAGGTATTATCTGTGCCTTCGCTGCATTGTGTTACTCGGAGTTTGCATCCAGTGTGCCTGCTTCAGGAAGTGCGTATACATATAGCTATACCGCTTTTGGCGAAGTCATTGCCTGGATTCTCGGATGGGATCTTATTCTGGAGTATGGATTTGCAAGTGCGGCTGTTGCTAGCGGTTGGTCTGGATATTTTCAAACGTTATTGTCCGGATTTGGGTTGCAATTACCCCATGCACTCACCAGTGCATTTAGTCCTGAAAAGGGGACCTATTTTGATATCACCGCAGCAGCGATCACGTTAATCATTACATTCCTGCTCACCCGTGGAGTGAAAGAGGCTGCTCGTGCCAACGGAATCATGGTAGCGATTAAAATTATCGTTGTTCTGATCTTCATCGGTGTGGGTGTGTTCTATGTGGAGCCGGATAACTGGAAACCATTTCTTCCATTTGGCATCTCCGGGGTAACCGCAGGGGCGGCAACAGTATTTTTTGCTTACATTGGTTTCGATGCGGTCTCTACGGCTGCGGAAGAAGTGAAACGTCCTCAACGGGACTTGCCAATCGGTATCATTGCCTCCCTTGCGATCTGTACCGTGCTTTACATCGTTGTATCGTTGATCCTGACAGGGATGGTACCTTTTCACATGTTGAATGTGAGCGATCCGGTTGCCTTTGCCTTTGAATTTGTTCAGTTGAAAGGATTGTCCTGGATTGTTTCGCTTGGAGCGATTACGGGAATTACCACGGTATTACTTGTAATGATGTATGGTCAGACACGTTTGCTTTATTCCATGTCACGGGACGGACTCTTGTCTCCGGTATTCTCCAAAGTCAGTGGCAAAAGCCAAACACCCGCTACGGGAACTTGGGTTGCTGGGATCATCGTCGCTTTATTCTCAGGTTTCATATCACTTGGCCATCTGGCAGAGTTAACCAACATCGGAACACTGTTTGCTTTCGCGGTTGTGAGTCTGGGGATTATCGTATTGCGGAAAAACAACCCCGAACTGAAAAGGGGATTCCGCGTGCCTTTGGTTCCACTGATTCCTATTCTCAGCGCTGTTGGCTGTATGTATCTCATGACACGTCTTGCGGCTCTGACCTGGATCACGTTCTTTGGTTGGTTAATTATTGGTTTAATCATCTACTTTGCCTACGGACGTCATCACAGCCATTTGAATCCGGCACGCCGCATATCGGACACGTTCAGAACAATAAAGGGAAAATAG
- a CDS encoding CGNR zinc finger domain-containing protein, whose amino-acid sequence MDRLWTDYVNSDYHDWRGGNRSEDRLGKAQWQQAFLKQWQLNALVPASSEEHGALRNFRNELQALATRLSDGNTLSDKDKEWLNGIMEKGQVIRRLNTGDEGLKLSLIPVGSQWQQVMAEVAADFANTLVEGDGRRIRICDNADCRWIFYDDTRSRTQKYCDDKMCGNLMKVRRFRAKQKKDQQQE is encoded by the coding sequence ATGGATAGACTATGGACTGATTATGTGAACAGTGATTACCATGACTGGCGTGGCGGAAATCGTTCAGAGGACAGGCTTGGTAAAGCTCAATGGCAGCAGGCATTCCTCAAACAATGGCAACTGAACGCATTGGTACCTGCTTCTTCAGAAGAGCATGGAGCCTTGAGAAACTTCAGAAATGAATTGCAGGCGCTTGCAACTCGTTTATCTGATGGTAATACATTATCGGACAAAGACAAGGAATGGCTTAACGGCATAATGGAGAAAGGTCAAGTCATAAGAAGATTGAACACTGGAGATGAGGGACTGAAACTTTCACTTATTCCTGTAGGAAGTCAATGGCAACAGGTCATGGCAGAGGTCGCGGCCGATTTTGCCAACACATTGGTTGAAGGGGATGGGAGAAGGATACGTATCTGTGATAATGCGGATTGTCGCTGGATTTTCTATGACGATACGCGTAGCAGAACTCAGAAATATTGTGATGACAAGATGTGCGGTAATTTAATGAAGGTTAGAAGATTTCGGGCAAAACAGAAGAAGGATCAGCAGCAAGAGTAA
- a CDS encoding cell wall hydrolase, whose amino-acid sequence MAVIKANSEDVKLLARLMRAEAEGDGEQGMLLVGNVGVNRVLGDCLDFGDIRDINRMVFQNPGGFESTQKGYFYQRARQSEIRLAQRVINGERFWPASNSLWFFRPVGECPPTWYDQQNTGRFKAHCFFSPTGEDCPSVF is encoded by the coding sequence ATGGCTGTTATTAAAGCCAACTCGGAAGACGTCAAGCTGCTCGCTAGACTGATGAGAGCGGAGGCTGAAGGTGACGGCGAACAAGGCATGCTGCTTGTAGGCAATGTGGGTGTAAACCGGGTGCTCGGCGATTGTTTGGATTTCGGTGATATTCGGGACATTAATCGAATGGTGTTTCAGAACCCGGGTGGCTTCGAATCTACGCAAAAAGGATATTTCTACCAACGGGCAAGACAATCGGAAATACGCTTGGCACAGCGTGTCATTAATGGTGAACGCTTCTGGCCGGCCAGCAACTCTCTCTGGTTTTTCCGTCCGGTGGGAGAATGTCCGCCAACTTGGTATGATCAGCAAAATACAGGCCGCTTCAAGGCGCATTGTTTCTTTAGTCCGACAGGCGAAGACTGTCCGAGTGTATTTTAA
- a CDS encoding L-lactate dehydrogenase, translating into MVNSAALKPSRVVIVGMGAVGTTTGYTLMLRQRSSELVFVDVNHDKATGEMLDMNHGLPFTGGVKVWAGDYSDCKDADIIIITAGASQKPGETRIDLLKKNASIFKEIIERITEVNSHGILLIATNPVDILSYTSWKQSGWPASRVIGSGTLLDSARFRYLIGKNKGIDPRSIHAHIIGEHGDSEVPVWSLANVAGTNLELDEETQQDIFDRTKNAAYEIINAKGATSYAIALALDRIVAAILGNEGSVLNVSTLLEDYNGVSDVYLGVPCVVDRNGVREILPLPLNETEKVAFQASANKLKEQIAGLE; encoded by the coding sequence ATGGTAAACAGTGCAGCGCTCAAACCAAGTCGTGTCGTTATTGTAGGCATGGGTGCGGTGGGAACAACAACGGGATACACGCTGATGTTAAGACAGCGTTCGTCCGAGTTGGTATTTGTGGATGTGAATCATGATAAGGCTACCGGCGAAATGCTGGATATGAACCACGGTCTCCCATTTACCGGAGGTGTTAAAGTATGGGCAGGCGATTACTCTGACTGCAAAGACGCAGACATTATTATTATTACTGCGGGTGCTTCCCAAAAACCAGGAGAGACTCGCATTGATCTGCTGAAGAAAAATGCAAGCATTTTCAAAGAAATCATTGAACGTATTACTGAAGTTAATTCCCATGGTATTCTTTTGATTGCAACGAATCCTGTAGATATTTTGTCCTATACTTCTTGGAAACAAAGCGGTTGGCCCGCTTCTCGCGTAATTGGTTCTGGTACGTTACTGGACAGCGCACGTTTCCGTTACCTTATTGGTAAAAACAAAGGAATCGACCCACGCAGTATTCACGCGCATATTATCGGGGAGCATGGTGATTCCGAAGTACCAGTATGGAGTCTTGCCAACGTTGCAGGAACGAATCTGGAGCTGGATGAAGAAACACAGCAGGATATCTTCGACCGGACCAAAAATGCAGCTTATGAGATTATTAATGCCAAAGGAGCCACTTCGTATGCAATTGCGCTCGCTTTGGACCGTATTGTCGCTGCCATTCTGGGCAATGAAGGCTCTGTACTGAACGTTTCCACATTGCTGGAAGATTACAATGGCGTATCCGATGTATATCTGGGTGTTCCATGTGTGGTTGACCGCAACGGCGTGCGCGAGATTCTTCCCCTTCCTTTGAATGAGACGGAGAAAGTCGCTTTCCAGGCCTCTGCCAACAAATTGAAAGAGCAGATTGCCGGACTGGAGTAA
- a CDS encoding sigma-70 family RNA polymerase sigma factor: MKTWIDGAIQGEAEAYEQLVKQFRGMALAVAYQKLGDTFLAEDVVQEAFTEAFANLSKLDNPDAFPGWFKIIVERQCYRLMRRKQHGTIPVLEIQDAIQEENQAHNPEEQALKGEVHRLLRDSISILPTSMQLAVELFYFQGYSLKEMSEFLGVNVPALKKRLYDARSRLRRSLPVADVISVFSDLYEGGKGMLHIMNGDHAADRLRQSGIQGEILVWRELYTFGPITRDMGNEKDRSERAIYLEQHLGIPQNEYLKIKELEQTLKSFHQHEEIVLWFEYDLYDQAMLSYLLHYFREQDLKNTKLNLLCIDTYPEIEHFRGLGQLTPSQIGRLSGTWHVMGAEEIQAGSEFWTAYASSDIQDHKDYLLKNTSLLPFAHAAFKAHLSRLPSVSNGLGIIEQSTLEAVREGVDSPYPLFKHVGDQLHVLGMGDLEYWAHLKRMTDEPHALLQLSGVQAFPNFQQHHDEFRHGVLSLTELGIQVLNGEADWALLRHDTSWIGGLQIGEGEDTLLRWDTVNESVVIL; encoded by the coding sequence TTGAAAACATGGATCGATGGAGCAATCCAGGGGGAAGCCGAGGCTTATGAACAGCTGGTGAAGCAATTTCGCGGGATGGCACTGGCTGTCGCCTATCAAAAATTAGGGGATACGTTCCTGGCCGAAGATGTGGTACAAGAGGCTTTCACGGAGGCCTTTGCGAATTTGTCCAAACTGGACAATCCTGATGCTTTTCCCGGGTGGTTCAAAATCATCGTGGAAAGACAGTGTTACCGTCTTATGAGGCGTAAGCAGCATGGCACCATCCCGGTCCTGGAGATTCAGGATGCAATTCAGGAAGAGAATCAGGCTCATAATCCTGAAGAACAGGCTTTGAAAGGAGAGGTGCATCGCCTCCTGCGAGATTCGATTTCCATTTTGCCAACTTCCATGCAGCTTGCTGTTGAACTGTTTTATTTTCAGGGCTACTCGCTCAAGGAAATGTCGGAATTCCTCGGGGTTAATGTTCCGGCTCTAAAAAAACGGTTGTATGATGCCAGATCCAGGCTCAGACGTTCTTTGCCTGTGGCGGATGTGATTTCAGTATTTAGTGATCTATACGAAGGAGGAAAAGGAATGCTTCACATTATGAATGGTGACCATGCGGCAGATCGATTAAGACAAAGCGGGATTCAAGGTGAAATTTTGGTCTGGCGAGAGCTCTATACATTTGGACCGATAACAAGAGATATGGGTAATGAGAAGGATCGAAGTGAACGTGCCATATATTTGGAGCAGCACTTGGGTATTCCACAGAATGAATATTTAAAAATCAAAGAACTTGAGCAGACACTTAAGTCATTCCATCAGCACGAAGAGATCGTCCTTTGGTTTGAGTATGACCTTTATGATCAGGCAATGCTATCGTATTTGCTGCATTATTTCAGGGAACAGGACCTAAAGAATACAAAGCTGAATCTGTTATGCATCGATACCTATCCGGAAATAGAACATTTTCGGGGACTTGGGCAGCTTACACCATCACAGATTGGACGTTTATCAGGTACTTGGCACGTGATGGGGGCAGAGGAAATTCAGGCTGGCAGCGAATTTTGGACAGCGTATGCATCATCAGACATTCAGGATCACAAGGACTACTTGCTGAAAAATACATCGCTTCTCCCTTTTGCACATGCCGCTTTCAAGGCCCACCTGTCACGTCTGCCCTCTGTATCGAACGGACTGGGCATCATTGAGCAATCCACACTGGAGGCCGTAAGAGAGGGCGTGGATAGCCCTTATCCATTATTCAAGCACGTTGGAGACCAATTGCATGTCTTGGGAATGGGTGATCTGGAGTATTGGGCTCATCTGAAGAGAATGACGGATGAACCTCATGCTTTACTTCAACTAAGTGGTGTACAAGCTTTTCCAAACTTCCAGCAGCATCATGACGAATTCCGTCACGGTGTCTTGTCTTTGACCGAACTAGGTATTCAGGTACTGAACGGAGAAGCAGATTGGGCACTATTAAGACATGATACATCCTGGATTGGAGGTCTTCAGATAGGGGAAGGGGAAGACACGCTGTTGCGCTGGGACACCGTTAATGAGTCCGTAGTGATCCTATAG
- a CDS encoding tyrosine-type recombinase/integrase, with protein sequence MMTEEIQEQYADELEAFHIWMKDAGYTGHTVKSYTGDVAEFLVSIHGKSLEQVKKLHVLSFLSRARERGVSDSTRNRKHAAVNCFYKSLIELELVTNNPAFGIKKSKTEQNRAPVFLDESGLERFLQSVEGKYRTRNLAIFLLMGYMGLRVGEVHALNCKDYNVDRRTLDVFGKGRKWRTLPVPETVAELLSQALQERLDPWRAKEEALFVSQKGKRLSIRSIQLISTETFERFQQESASNQRVNYSSHKLRHSFATMMLRRGADLRTVQELLGHSSIQTTTVYTHVTSREKEEAMALLDVKLPAFVADM encoded by the coding sequence ATGATGACTGAAGAGATTCAGGAGCAATACGCTGATGAGCTTGAAGCTTTTCATATATGGATGAAAGATGCAGGGTACACGGGACATACGGTAAAATCATATACAGGTGACGTTGCTGAATTTCTCGTCTCTATTCATGGAAAGTCACTGGAGCAGGTCAAAAAACTTCATGTGTTATCCTTCTTGTCCCGAGCTCGGGAAAGAGGGGTCAGTGACTCGACGCGGAATCGGAAACACGCAGCGGTTAACTGTTTTTACAAGTCATTGATTGAGCTTGAATTGGTGACCAATAACCCCGCTTTCGGAATCAAGAAATCCAAAACCGAGCAAAATCGGGCCCCCGTCTTTCTTGACGAAAGCGGTTTGGAACGATTTTTGCAATCGGTCGAGGGCAAGTATCGTACACGAAATCTGGCTATTTTTCTACTCATGGGATATATGGGGTTGCGGGTTGGAGAGGTGCATGCCTTGAACTGCAAAGACTATAATGTGGATCGGCGCACGTTGGATGTATTCGGTAAGGGCCGGAAATGGCGTACATTGCCTGTACCTGAGACCGTTGCCGAACTGTTATCGCAGGCTCTTCAGGAGCGGCTGGATCCATGGCGGGCGAAGGAAGAGGCATTATTCGTCTCACAAAAGGGGAAACGATTGTCGATTCGCAGTATTCAGCTTATATCGACTGAAACCTTCGAACGTTTTCAACAGGAATCAGCCTCCAATCAGCGTGTGAACTATTCCAGTCATAAACTGCGTCACTCATTCGCAACCATGATGCTTAGACGCGGAGCAGATCTGCGAACGGTTCAGGAGCTGTTGGGTCACTCCTCCATTCAAACCACCACGGTGTACACCCATGTAACCAGCCGCGAGAAGGAAGAAGCGATGGCCTTACTGGATGTCAAACTTCCCGCATTTGTGGCTGATATGTAA
- the gerQ gene encoding spore coat protein GerQ codes for MINQPYQPTQVMGQQANSQVQGTSYKIGNGMPMMSPTPGMVSPSSTSVPPLVSSGAPMTPTGGVVTTTAPQFEQSYIENILRLNLGKCGTFYMTYEGNKEWNARIFQGILEAAGRDHIIISDPNTGKRIMLLMVNFDYATFDEPLLYQYPGVIGNYPQQPSRR; via the coding sequence ATGATTAACCAGCCTTATCAACCGACACAAGTTATGGGCCAACAAGCCAATTCACAAGTGCAAGGAACGTCTTATAAAATCGGTAACGGTATGCCGATGATGTCGCCAACACCAGGCATGGTTTCACCTAGTTCCACAAGCGTACCTCCGCTTGTTTCAAGCGGCGCTCCAATGACACCTACGGGTGGAGTGGTAACCACTACTGCGCCACAGTTTGAACAATCCTACATCGAAAATATTTTACGGCTTAATCTGGGTAAATGTGGAACATTCTACATGACATACGAAGGCAATAAAGAGTGGAATGCCCGCATTTTCCAAGGTATTCTGGAAGCCGCTGGTCGTGATCATATCATTATCAGTGACCCGAACACTGGAAAACGGATCATGCTTCTCATGGTCAATTTCGACTACGCAACATTCGATGAGCCATTGTTGTATCAATATCCAGGTGTGATCGGCAACTATCCGCAACAACCAAGCAGACGCTAA
- a CDS encoding DUF2500 domain-containing protein — MGIESSWMFDFFGTVFPVVFVLIIGIVLLSVGKEVWRWGRNNSEPLLTVPSRITSRRMQMSQSHSEPGSTARTLYYITFEVESGDRLEFKVNGDEYGLCAEGDEGRLSFKGTRYVGFERYNRLYSERVRG, encoded by the coding sequence ATGGGCATTGAATCATCCTGGATGTTTGATTTTTTTGGAACCGTCTTTCCGGTAGTATTTGTCCTGATTATAGGTATTGTTCTTCTGTCGGTAGGGAAAGAAGTATGGAGATGGGGGCGCAATAACTCAGAGCCTCTGCTTACCGTACCTTCACGGATTACCAGCAGGAGAATGCAGATGAGTCAGTCGCACTCCGAACCAGGAAGTACAGCCCGTACGCTTTATTACATTACTTTTGAAGTGGAGAGCGGGGATCGGCTCGAATTCAAAGTGAATGGTGATGAGTACGGTTTGTGCGCCGAGGGAGATGAAGGTCGACTCTCTTTCAAGGGAACGCGTTATGTAGGCTTTGAACGCTACAATCGTTTGTATTCAGAACGTGTACGCGGATAA